A window of the Candidatus Wallbacteria bacterium genome harbors these coding sequences:
- a CDS encoding 6-phosphofructokinase, protein MKKNEIKRIAINTGGGDAPGLNAVIRAATISALNLGWECVGIRDGYNGLFLPERYPEGGLIHLTQKTVRGITHLGGTILGTTNKGNPLKFPMPGPDGKLVETDRTSEIMDAFRANKIDALVAIGGDGSLTIANSFAQKGLKVVGVPKTIDNDLDETVITFGFDSAVSFATECIDRLHSTAEAHQRVMVVEVMGRYAGWIAL, encoded by the coding sequence ATGAAAAAAAATGAAATCAAGCGCATCGCCATCAATACAGGAGGTGGAGATGCCCCTGGCCTGAATGCTGTGATCAGAGCTGCCACCATCTCTGCCTTGAATCTTGGGTGGGAATGTGTAGGCATCCGTGACGGTTACAACGGACTGTTTCTTCCTGAGAGATATCCGGAAGGCGGGCTGATCCATCTGACTCAAAAAACTGTCCGCGGAATCACCCACCTGGGTGGCACGATCCTGGGGACCACCAATAAGGGCAATCCTCTTAAATTTCCCATGCCTGGACCGGACGGCAAACTTGTGGAAACAGACCGCACCAGCGAAATCATGGATGCGTTCCGCGCCAATAAAATCGACGCTCTGGTTGCAATCGGCGGTGACGGCTCGCTGACTATTGCCAATTCGTTTGCCCAGAAGGGTCTGAAGGTCGTCGGCGTTCCCAAAACCATTGACAATGACCTTGACGAAACCGTGATTACTTTTGGATTTGATTCTGCGGTTTCTTTTGCTACAGAGTGCATAGACCGGCTTCATTCCACTGCTGAAGCTCATCAGCGGGTGATGGTCGTGGAAGTCATGGGACGTTACGCGGGCTGGATAGCTCTGAA